Genomic DNA from bacterium:
CGTACAATAACCGGGAAATCGGCACCAATGGTACGTATCAGGATAACCGATTATTCTGTCAAAGATTCAGCCATGGGGGGGATAAATTGTTTAAAAAACTTACACTAACAGCAGTTATATTCCTGATTATTCTGCCAATTCTTTCGGTTTATCCGGACAGTAATACCGAAAAATCCGTAAAGAATGCTTTCGGGACATATCAGGAAGCATTGAACAAGGAAGATTACAAAACGGCATGGAACAGTTATTCAAAGAATATGCAGGCCAAGAGTAGCTATGAAGCTTTTGTCAAAAATTATAGCGATCAAGAAACAAGGGATGTGTACGGCAGCCTGCAGGTTGTTGCGATCGATTCAACCGACAACGGCTTCGTTCTGGCGGCAAAACTTGGTGGTATGTGGAGTAGACTTGCAAAAAAGAAGCTGTATTACCGGTTCATTGCCGAGGGAGGAACATGGAAGATTAACGATTTTTATCCTCAGTCTCCTTTTTCACGAACTCCCCAAAAAGGGTATCTGCCCGGAGATATAGCAAGCCTGGATGCGGAGACGAAAGCGGAGGTGGCTGCCATTCAACAGGTGTGTCTGACCTATACAAAAAGCATGAGCGCCATGGATTTCCGTAAGGCATGGGAGTGCTACTGGGATGGACGGATACCCTATGACAGGTTTGTTAACTTAAAATACGTTCGCCGTATTCGGGAAAACGAATCTATAAGACAATACTTGGCTTCACTCACAGTACTTAATATTAAATATTCCGAAAATCAGGCTACTGCGGACATAGGGAAAGAGAACGAAAAAGACTTTAGTACGATTTATTTACTGGTAAAAAATGGCGGCCAATGGAAGTTAAGGAAAGAATACGATATTACTTCTCTCGGCTTCGGCGAAGATGATTTACCAGCATTTTATTTTGAACAGGGCACAAGTCAAAGCGGAATAGTGAAAAAAAAGGATACACTGGCATCCAGGGGACAGATTCCACCGGATGGTAAAGCACTCGAACCCTATGTCGCTTTCCTGAAGCAGGGGCACTCCGATCCTGTTGACTATGTCATGCACCTGTTCGATACCAACGATATCGTGGTTCTGTGTGAAAGAATGCATCCGGAGTCGACGCAGTGGGACATGATTTTCAGTATCGTCAGCGACAAACGGTTCATCGACCGTGTCGGAAACATATTTACCGAATATGGCTCTGTCAATCTCCAGCCGTATCTGGATGATTTCATGAATACCGACGGCCTGTCAGAAAAAGAGATCGGGCAGCGATCGGTCCATATCATGAGAAATCTCGGTCTGTGGCCCCTGTGGCCGAACACCAATTTTTACCGTTACCTGAACCGGCTCTATGCCCTCAATCAGTCTCTGCCCCGGTCAGCAAGAATCCATCATTATCTCTCCGACATCCCCCTCGACTGGGATACCATGACACAGGCAGGATATGATTCGCTTCGTGTAAACGTTTTTCCGGTGCGTGATAAAGTCATGGCGGACAGAATTATAGCAAAGGTCAGGGAGCTGAACGCGGGCAATGCGAAAAGAAAGAAATGTCTCGTCATCATGAATTACCGTCACGCTTTCGGCCCCATACGGGACGCTCAAGGTAAAATCCGGGGCAATACCTGCGAATATCTTTTCGAGGCTTTCCCTGGCAAAACGGCCAATGTGCTGATAAATACCGTGGGCATTGACGAGAGCGAGCAGTTTGTCAAGATCGCCGATGGCAAATGGGACAATGCTTTCAAAGCGGTCGACGATCCCGCGGCCGGGTTCGATTTCAGGGCTTCTCCTTTCGGAAAAGACCCTTTCGATATGTACCCCGCGGGTTCCTGGATTAAAGAGAAATACACATATCAGGACGTCTTTACGGGATTCATTTTCTATCTTCCTTTGAGCAGACACCTTCTGGAAGACGGTTTCCCCGGTATACTCGACGGTTTTGAGAATACCCTGTTGTCCCGTGCAAAATGTCTAAAACCCGATGCATCCGACAGTTATAAGAATGAGGTTATTCCTCTCTATAAGAAAGGGGTAATAAACAGCCGTAAACCGTCCTATGCCAATTTTTAATCGTCCGTAACCAGTGAGTTTCATTCTTTTCAACAGCCTAAAAATACCGAGGCCCGAGGTCTCTGAGACCGTAGTTGTAAATCCCGAGACTGCTCCGCTTGAGTGACCGGTAATCGGTGACTTTTTCGACGCCCTTTTCGCTCAGGATGTAGATGGGGATTTTCTCGATATCGTTCTGGCCGAGCCCGCGCTCGTTGGCGATACGGAGATAGGGAAGCTCGCGCGGGTCCTGCCCCATGAGCCACGAGGTGACCGCATCGACCGCAACGCTGCTCCGACCGACCGTGAGGAAATCGGCGTGGACGACCCCGATATCGTCTCCCCGGGCGAACACACCTTCGACCATGTTCACGTACGGCGAGGGGAGCGCCTCGTTGATGTCCATCATCCGCTGAGCCCACATTTCAGCCCAGAACAGGCGGGTATCGGCAATATCGATGAGGCTGTCGAGCGCTTTCTGACGGTCGTCGCCGGAGGTTTTCCCGTATTTCCGCCGGGCTTCGCGAAAGGCATCGTATCCGCCCGCGGCTTTGTATGACCGGTAAAAATCGCCGTCATCCCAGTACTTGTACCCCATGCCGGCATGGGTGAGATACGAGTATTCGACCGCTCTCCGGAATCCGCCGTTGAAATCGCCCATGAGATCGCGGCGCCAGATGTCAAGGGTCGACCATGCATCGCAGATGTGCCCGTACCCGCGCGGCATGACTCCCTGGATGTTCTTGAGGGTGAGCGTCGTGTGCCCCACCTTGTGCGTGTGGGCGTGGGCGATGTTGATGAACGTGGTGCCGTCGAGATAGACCGGCTTGTAGGTGCAGAACCGCCGTTGAACCATACCTTCGGGGTTTTCATGCCATACGAGCTCGTCCTTTTTGTAATGCTTGAAATACTGGACATGCGCCTCGATGAGGGGCAGGTTGTGCTTGTCGAGAAGAGCTTCGAATCCGCTCTCGACAACCTGGGGGTGACGGAGCGCGCCGCGTGCGCCGATGGCAACGTTCGAGTTGCCCATGTCACGGAGCGTATCGACAAACCCGACAATGAAATAGGGATGAACGATTCCGCCGTGGCTGTTTTCGACCGGACTGTCCTTGCCGAGACCGCCGACGAGATTCGGCTTGATGAAGGTTCGCCCTCCCTTTACAGCGCCCTTGCGGAACACCAGCCCGGCGGCACGGTTTCCGAACCTTTCCATCTGGTCGGGGCATGGCTTCCATGAGCCCTTTGCGTCCTGATCGGTATTGATGCCCGCATAGATGATGAACACGGCGCCCGGATTATCGAGAATTTCCTCACGGAGCACGGGGGCGGTATTGTTTTTCTCGCCTTTCTTCAATATTTTAACGCCGTCCCGGATGGTGAGCCCGGTGCTTTCAAGGGGACGGTCGGGTTCGTACGATACATCTCTTTTTGCAGCGGTCTGGGCGAAAACTCTGCCGGTCATGCCGACTGTCATCGCCGCTCCGGTCGCAGTCAGTAAAAAATCACGTCGTTTCATGAAACTTCTCCTCACAGAATAAACACCGCACATAAAAAACTGAATCACTATCCTCTTTCGGGAAATAATTCCCGTACAGATATACTCTTAATAATAAACTTCTTCCCGGTTTAAAACAAATTGTTTTATACCAAGTTGCGTTTAACCCGGATTATTCATAAACGCCGAAAAGTGTAGCGGTAACTATGATGTAATATCAATAATAACAAAATTCTATAATGTTATCCATGTTTTCATATGATCCCCCTCGGCTTCGCCGTGTCCCCCTTATTAAACAAAGGGGGAGCCAGCCCATCTCCCCCCTTAAAAAGGGGGGATGCCGCAAGGCAGGGGGGATCTTTTGTAAGAAAAAAACAAATTTATGAATAGATCGGGTTAAGAGCACAATAAAACCATAAAATATACCGTTTTTTTACCGCACATAAAAAAGGCGGAGAACAATCCGCCTTTTCATACCCGCTGTAAAAACCGTAATTACCTGATTATCAGCCCTGCACCTGTTATGTTCCGAAAGAATCAGCCGGACTCTCTGCCGGTTAAAATCCGCAGCTTCCTCCGCAGCATCCCCCCGAAGGACATGTCGGGTACGGAGCCGAAGAAGAACTCTGCGCAGCCGAAACAGCAAAAGTCGACATCAGCTTTTCAAGGTTTTTCGAGCCGCAGAATGTGCATTCCGGTGTTTCATCGGACGAGAATACGAGTAATTCCGAAGTTTTACCGCAGTCTCCGCATTTGTATTCATACAACGCCATAAGATATATCCTCCTGTAAAAGTGTTTCGCTGTTGATAATAGTATAATAGCAAATTAACTATATGTCAAGAGGTATTTTTTATATTTTTATCTTCCTGTGGATTTGGCAATCCTTATATTTCCGGGGCAGTCGTTATTCCAGGATGAAAAGCGGAATTTTTTTTGCTTCGAAACGGCATATGACCATATCACTTCACAATCCGCCGATTTTCCATATGAAAAAAACCGACACGACCGGTTTCGATCCGGCGTCCTGAAACGGAGAAAAAAACACTATCTAAAATATAATACTACCGATTCACAACCCGTAAGACTATAATAGGTATCATACAGCGCCCGATTTCACCTCAAAAAAACCATGCAATCCACCAAAACGTACGTGCTTACAGACATGACTATGAAAAAACACTGCCGGAATAAAAAGATATTCCCTTTTCTGATAATTCTCTCATTATCCGCGAGAATTGTATCAGCATCGATCCCCGATACGATTCCCCCCGAATTTAAATGGACTTCGCCGCAGCCGTTTTCGGTGATAACGACCAACACCATACGTCTCAGTGTCGATGCACATGACAGCGACAACGGCAGCGGCATAGCGAAAGCGGTCTTTTATGCAGGTTATATCGACCGTAACGACCGTATGGTTCCGAAGCACCCGATAGGCGAGGTCACGAATCCACCATACGAATACATGTGGAACTGCTCGGAAATACCCGACCAGAATTTACGGAATTTGCAGTTGTTCTGCGAGGTGTATGACAGAGCCGGAAATGTCGCGTACAAAGCCTCGGACGCCTATGAAAACAGCGGGCCGGCTGTGGTGCTGGACAGGAACCCACGGATAAACGACTCCATGCTGTTT
This window encodes:
- a CDS encoding DUF362 domain-containing protein, producing MKRRDFLLTATGAAMTVGMTGRVFAQTAAKRDVSYEPDRPLESTGLTIRDGVKILKKGEKNNTAPVLREEILDNPGAVFIIYAGINTDQDAKGSWKPCPDQMERFGNRAAGLVFRKGAVKGGRTFIKPNLVGGLGKDSPVENSHGGIVHPYFIVGFVDTLRDMGNSNVAIGARGALRHPQVVESGFEALLDKHNLPLIEAHVQYFKHYKKDELVWHENPEGMVQRRFCTYKPVYLDGTTFINIAHAHTHKVGHTTLTLKNIQGVMPRGYGHICDAWSTLDIWRRDLMGDFNGGFRRAVEYSYLTHAGMGYKYWDDGDFYRSYKAAGGYDAFREARRKYGKTSGDDRQKALDSLIDIADTRLFWAEMWAQRMMDINEALPSPYVNMVEGVFARGDDIGVVHADFLTVGRSSVAVDAVTSWLMGQDPRELPYLRIANERGLGQNDIEKIPIYILSEKGVEKVTDYRSLKRSSLGIYNYGLRDLGPRYF
- a CDS encoding zinc ribbon domain-containing protein, encoding MALYEYKCGDCGKTSELLVFSSDETPECTFCGSKNLEKLMSTFAVSAAQSSSSAPYPTCPSGGCCGGSCGF